The Nocardia vinacea genome contains the following window.
CCCTCGAGAGCGTGCTCGCGGCTCCCTCCAGCATCGTCGTCGCCTCGACATCGGTCCAGTACGGAGGAGTCAGCACCAGCGCGCCCGCAAGCCCCAACTCGGCCAGCGCTACGCGCCGATTCACATAGGGCAGCCCCATCGCTGACCATCCGTCGAGGTCCAGCACATCGAAGGCGACCAGTTGAACATCTCTGGTACGCGTCAGCGAGATCTAGGCAGCAAAGTCTCGGTGATCGGCTATGTGGTGTGAGGTGCGCGGCTCGGGGGGCGCTGTGTTCGTCTGGGCCGCGATCGCGAAAGTGGCTGATCGCAGCGCAACCCGCACGGCGGTAGCCGATTTCGGAGTGCCTACCCGGCTGGAGGCCGATTGGGACAGGGACCCGGCGCAGATGTGCGCGGAAATTCCACTACGGGTTGGACCGCGTGCTGGACGGACTCGATGCGCGCCGAAATGCTCGACTCACCCTGAGTGGGTGTGGGTTACCACAACCGAACCCCCGTATCGGCTACGGTTCACGTCGCACCAACCTGCGTGATCCCTCATGTCGAGAGGCGAAGTCAGTTGTCGGTGAACCTGTTCTGGCGTTCGATGTCTGTAGTGGCGGTGTCCCTGCTGATGGCTGTGCCGGCATACAGCCAGGCGGACCTGGTGGACGACGCGCACCCGATCGGGTTGGACCGGTTCTATCACCAACAGCTCGAGTGGAAACCTTGCGGCGTCGAGAATATCGACAAGGCCGGTGGTGAGTGTGCGGATGTACTCGTGCCGCTCGACTACGGGAATCCCGACGATCGCACGATGACCGTGGCGATTTCACGGGTGAAGGCCGGCGATCCGGTGCAGCGGCGGGGAATTCTGCTGTCCAATCCGGGCGGTCCCGGTGGGGAGGGGCTGGACAGTCTCGATCTGCTCGGTGATGTGCTCTCGCCGGAGGTCTTGGCGAGTTACGACCTGATCGGCATGGATCCGCGCGGAGTCGGCGAATCCGGTCGGAGTCCACGGTGCGGGTGGCCGGTAGGCGAGATGATTCGGTCGGCGGGTCTGGATCCGCTGGGATTCGTGCACGACACCGTTCAGTCCGCGGGGATGGCCGCGACCTGCCTGATTCGTGATCCGAACAAGCTGAGGCAGTTCACCACTCGCAACACCGCGCGTGACATGGACATTGTGCGAGGCGCCCTGGGTGAGGAGAAGGCCAACTTCTATGGCGTCTCCTACGGCACCTACCTCGGGGCCGTGTTCACGCAGATGTTCCCCGATACGATTGACCGCGTCGTGCTCGATAGTGCGATCGACCCGGACCGGTATTGGGAGGGCTTGGTTCAGGATTGGGGTCCGGCAGACGAGATCGCGCTGGACGACTGGGCCGGCTGGGTTTCCGGTCGGGATGACGAATTCCGGCTCGGTACGACTCCGCAGCAGGTGCGGGCGAAGATCGAGGACCTCGTTCGTATAGCCGCGCGCCAACCGATTGTCATCGATGGGTTTGCCATTGACGATCACTGGCTTCCGTTCATCCTGCATGGATTGCTGATGAACTTCCGGCTGAACGAAGCAATGGCCGCCACTGTGCGGGAGATCGCCGATGCCGCGGGTGGTCCGCCCACTACATCGCGAACACCCCGGCTTCGTGCCATCGTGGAGGCGCTGCGCGACAATGAGAATTCGGTGCTTGCACAGATCGCCTGCGGCGATGTCGGAGCACCGATTGATCCGACCTGGTACTGGCGCAACATCGAAGAGACTCGTGCCACGCAGCCGGTTTTCGGCGCGCTGGCGAACAACATCCAGCCGTGCGCCTTCTGGCCTCGCCCGGTCGAGCCTCCGACTGTCGTCCGGAATTCGGTGCCCGCGCTCATCCTGCAGGCGACGGGAGATCCCCGAACTCCCTATGCCCATGGCGTCCGATTGCATCAGGACATGTCCGAGTCGCGGATGGTGACGCTGCAGGATGTCCGTATCCACATGACATTCCGGCCCGAACTCAGCGGCTGCGTAAACCATGCGATCAACACATACTTCAGCGTGGGAACCATGCCGGATACCGACATCACCTGCTACGCGGATCATTCCACGCCCTAGCTCGCACCACTGCCCCAGGATGATCGGACCAGCGGATCGGTCAAGCGGCGACCGTGACGGTTTCCTCG
Protein-coding sequences here:
- a CDS encoding alpha/beta fold hydrolase — protein: MAVPAYSQADLVDDAHPIGLDRFYHQQLEWKPCGVENIDKAGGECADVLVPLDYGNPDDRTMTVAISRVKAGDPVQRRGILLSNPGGPGGEGLDSLDLLGDVLSPEVLASYDLIGMDPRGVGESGRSPRCGWPVGEMIRSAGLDPLGFVHDTVQSAGMAATCLIRDPNKLRQFTTRNTARDMDIVRGALGEEKANFYGVSYGTYLGAVFTQMFPDTIDRVVLDSAIDPDRYWEGLVQDWGPADEIALDDWAGWVSGRDDEFRLGTTPQQVRAKIEDLVRIAARQPIVIDGFAIDDHWLPFILHGLLMNFRLNEAMAATVREIADAAGGPPTTSRTPRLRAIVEALRDNENSVLAQIACGDVGAPIDPTWYWRNIEETRATQPVFGALANNIQPCAFWPRPVEPPTVVRNSVPALILQATGDPRTPYAHGVRLHQDMSESRMVTLQDVRIHMTFRPELSGCVNHAINTYFSVGTMPDTDITCYADHSTP